The following proteins are encoded in a genomic region of Acidobacteriota bacterium:
- a CDS encoding VWA domain-containing protein: MAENETEASQKPTITGLARRLGQLSVEKKRAALEISAALAGVSLRVSREFVEAVPKAAKILSADDLRHWGEMGRRLAMGNADIGAKFFTDGVSGLKKVPEPARSAVFQVCTRQLVLSSSISLETFQLIPDLAGEIGDDKLLSEILLLAVEIAQRSAKHSSEFLRNTPEVAHALAKFENEKDKVSAAILALAAQFAERTGGMTADLWANLPSALEKISADEAVLLMDRASEFLEFGGSVTLHFVSAGSEVLASTPKAFDDWHLLARSIAKHGNAVLISFLRTTPKFFGSFTKKKKAKPEDIQRVLQLTAKIAETDAESALAAFRSSATALKTVSIAQFEEWVENGIREREHDSTKARRSYFALETRDSNERLQETRLGLPLERIQTVLRMYIEALTGKEIEVAPISAGGQESRIGDGKTIYLPSAVAEFDDDEMDFRLYKVLAAHGAGQIEFGTFEQDTLGLKAAYADLIDLYSATADQLDAFSLAGYIEDVQKGEKALPDGVTEKKRSPKLPKNSDYRTVLTAFPEPRLARKIFATMENARIDTRLRHTYRGLRKDLDLMQSHLNANRPYIFDLPMHQVPFELLFQITLCGGATDDAKRFYGQIVSEIESVMEKHLQMNDATVADSLMATSRVYTLFQNITPEDSQEAESDNTEDKSEFAYDDKDAAEAVTEDQVKRERQKNTEDIRDLFNAWNSLDDEGEPDDLQGSEAWSQSDIPEQALEVDDVAFAYDEWDRDLNDYRVGWSRVIEKKVKQGDRNFVELTRSRYRGVISSIRHQFQLMKPENLTRVNREIDGEDYDLNALVDFVVDRRADGLQSENIYTKKLRRQRDVAVLILLDQSSSTARTITRNPLQPYTHPGRRIIEIEKEGLVLMSEALEAVGDVYSIYGFTSEGRRNVKFYVVKDFAEKYSEVIEKRIGGITFQNNTRLGAAIRHASHKLLRQEARTKLLIILTDGRPYDHDYGDARYAREDVREALTEAKTTGITPFCITIDRESEAELKDLYGNVGYTIIDDVLSLPERMPNIYRRLTS; the protein is encoded by the coding sequence ATGGCGGAGAACGAGACAGAGGCGTCGCAAAAACCCACGATCACCGGACTAGCCCGCAGGCTGGGCCAATTAAGCGTCGAAAAAAAGCGAGCTGCCCTTGAGATAAGTGCCGCACTCGCCGGTGTATCTTTGCGGGTCAGCCGCGAGTTTGTCGAAGCCGTCCCGAAAGCTGCGAAAATATTGTCGGCTGACGACCTGCGTCATTGGGGCGAAATGGGCCGACGGCTTGCGATGGGCAATGCCGATATCGGTGCCAAGTTCTTTACGGACGGCGTTTCCGGGCTCAAGAAAGTTCCCGAGCCTGCTCGATCGGCGGTTTTTCAGGTCTGCACCCGTCAACTCGTCCTGTCGAGTTCTATCTCGCTTGAAACATTCCAGTTAATTCCCGATCTCGCCGGCGAGATAGGCGACGACAAACTGCTGTCAGAAATTCTCCTGCTCGCGGTCGAGATCGCGCAGCGTAGCGCCAAACACAGCTCCGAGTTTCTGCGGAATACGCCCGAGGTTGCCCACGCTTTGGCGAAGTTTGAGAACGAAAAGGATAAAGTTTCCGCCGCGATCCTCGCTCTCGCCGCTCAATTTGCCGAACGAACCGGCGGAATGACAGCTGATTTGTGGGCAAACCTGCCGTCCGCACTAGAAAAGATATCGGCCGATGAAGCCGTCCTGCTAATGGATCGAGCGAGCGAATTCCTCGAATTCGGCGGCAGCGTGACGCTGCATTTCGTTAGCGCCGGCAGCGAAGTATTGGCGTCAACACCAAAGGCGTTCGACGATTGGCATCTGCTTGCACGCTCGATCGCAAAGCACGGAAATGCTGTGCTCATCTCGTTCCTTCGGACCACGCCAAAATTTTTCGGCTCGTTCACGAAAAAGAAAAAGGCGAAGCCCGAAGATATTCAGCGCGTTCTGCAGCTTACGGCGAAGATAGCTGAGACGGATGCCGAGAGTGCTCTGGCAGCGTTTCGTTCGAGTGCGACGGCGCTCAAGACCGTTTCGATCGCTCAGTTCGAGGAATGGGTCGAGAACGGTATTCGTGAACGCGAACACGATTCGACCAAGGCCCGCCGCAGCTATTTTGCACTCGAAACCCGAGACTCGAACGAGCGTTTGCAGGAAACGCGTTTGGGATTGCCGCTCGAGCGGATCCAAACCGTTTTGCGGATGTACATCGAAGCCCTCACCGGCAAAGAGATCGAGGTCGCTCCAATTTCTGCAGGCGGACAGGAATCGCGGATCGGTGATGGAAAAACCATCTATCTGCCGTCCGCTGTTGCCGAATTTGACGACGACGAGATGGATTTTCGCCTCTACAAGGTCCTCGCCGCCCACGGTGCCGGGCAGATCGAATTCGGCACATTCGAGCAGGACACATTGGGGCTCAAAGCGGCCTACGCCGACCTCATCGATCTATATAGCGCGACGGCCGATCAGCTTGATGCTTTCTCACTTGCGGGTTATATCGAGGATGTTCAAAAGGGCGAAAAGGCTTTGCCGGATGGCGTCACAGAGAAAAAGCGTTCGCCAAAGCTGCCAAAGAATTCGGACTATCGCACAGTCCTGACTGCCTTTCCCGAACCGCGTCTTGCTCGGAAGATCTTTGCGACGATGGAGAATGCACGCATCGACACCCGGCTCCGGCACACATATCGGGGATTGCGCAAAGACCTCGATCTGATGCAATCGCATCTTAACGCGAACCGTCCGTATATTTTCGACCTGCCGATGCATCAGGTGCCGTTCGAGCTGTTGTTCCAGATCACGCTCTGCGGCGGCGCGACCGATGATGCTAAACGATTCTACGGCCAAATAGTCAGCGAGATCGAATCGGTGATGGAAAAGCATCTTCAGATGAATGACGCAACCGTCGCCGATTCGCTGATGGCCACCTCGCGCGTTTACACGCTGTTCCAAAACATCACGCCCGAAGACTCGCAGGAAGCCGAGTCGGACAACACCGAGGACAAGAGCGAGTTTGCCTACGACGACAAAGACGCGGCCGAGGCCGTGACCGAAGATCAGGTTAAGCGCGAGCGGCAGAAAAATACCGAGGACATCCGCGACCTTTTCAACGCCTGGAACAGCCTCGACGACGAAGGCGAGCCCGACGATCTGCAGGGTTCGGAGGCGTGGTCGCAGAGCGATATTCCCGAGCAAGCACTTGAAGTGGACGATGTTGCATTTGCCTATGACGAATGGGACCGTGATCTAAACGACTATCGCGTCGGCTGGAGCCGTGTCATCGAGAAAAAGGTTAAACAGGGCGACCGGAACTTTGTTGAGCTTACCCGTTCGCGCTATCGCGGCGTGATCTCGTCGATCAGGCATCAGTTTCAATTGATGAAACCCGAAAACCTGACGCGGGTCAACCGCGAGATCGACGGCGAAGATTACGACCTCAACGCCCTCGTCGATTTCGTCGTCGACCGCCGGGCGGACGGTTTGCAGTCCGAGAATATCTATACAAAAAAACTGCGGCGTCAGCGTGACGTTGCCGTTTTGATCTTACTCGATCAATCGTCGTCGACCGCACGCACGATCACACGAAATCCGCTTCAGCCTTACACACATCCCGGCCGCCGCATTATCGAGATCGAAAAAGAAGGCCTTGTCCTCATGAGCGAAGCCCTCGAGGCCGTCGGCGATGTCTATTCGATCTATGGTTTCACGAGCGAAGGCCGCCGTAACGTGAAATTTTATGTCGTTAAGGATTTCGCCGAGAAATATTCCGAAGTGATCGAAAAACGCATCGGCGGCATCACGTTTCAAAACAACACGCGCCTCGGTGCCGCGATCCGCCACGCTTCGCATAAATTGCTGCGGCAGGAGGCTCGAACCAAGCTGCTCATCATCCTCACCGACGGCCGCCCGTACGATCACGATTACGGCGACGCCCGCTACGCCCGCGAGGACGTTCGCGAAGCCCTGACCGAGGCCAAGACCACCGGCATCACCCCATTCTGCATCACCATCGACCGCGAATCCGAAGCCGAACTAAAAGACCTCTACGGCAACGTCGGCTACACGATCATCGATGACGTGCTGAGTCTGCCCGAGCGGATGCCTAATATCTACCGGAGATTGACGAGCTAA
- a CDS encoding PQQ-dependent sugar dehydrogenase codes for MPWGFAWLPNKDLLFTERPGRVRIIENGKLKTEPVFTVPDVEPSSESGLMDISLHPDFAKNSFVYLAYSYNKDGKRVKVMRYRYADGKFNEPTVIIENIPGAPNHAGMRCRFGPDGKLYVTTGDSTDWNLAQKLDSLAGKTLRLNDDGTIPKDNPFVGTAGARTEIWSYGHRNAQGLAWQPGSGLMFQTEHGPSFFEGKGSGGDEVNIVERGQNLGWSEIHHTEKRDGMISPLLEYSPACAPASAMFYNGSAFPTMKGDFFFSCLRGAKIIRVTLDGRKVAAQENLIEGNVGRIREMSEGPDGYIYFSTSNRDGRATPAKDDDRILRIVPVN; via the coding sequence GTGCCGTGGGGATTTGCGTGGCTGCCGAATAAGGATCTGTTGTTTACCGAGCGGCCGGGGCGTGTGCGTATCATTGAGAATGGCAAACTGAAGACCGAACCCGTTTTCACTGTTCCCGATGTCGAACCCTCGAGCGAGAGCGGTTTGATGGATATCTCGCTGCATCCTGATTTTGCGAAGAACAGCTTTGTCTATCTCGCCTATTCCTACAACAAAGACGGCAAACGCGTTAAGGTGATGCGTTACAGATACGCGGACGGCAAATTCAATGAGCCGACTGTCATCATCGAGAACATTCCCGGAGCCCCGAATCATGCGGGAATGCGTTGCCGGTTTGGGCCGGACGGGAAATTGTATGTCACGACCGGCGATTCGACCGATTGGAATCTCGCTCAGAAACTGGATTCGCTTGCCGGCAAAACGCTGCGGCTCAATGACGACGGTACGATACCGAAGGACAATCCGTTCGTCGGCACCGCGGGGGCGAGGACCGAGATCTGGTCGTACGGACATCGTAATGCTCAGGGGTTGGCTTGGCAGCCGGGATCTGGATTGATGTTTCAGACCGAGCACGGGCCGAGCTTTTTTGAGGGCAAAGGCTCGGGCGGTGACGAGGTCAACATTGTCGAACGCGGCCAAAACCTCGGTTGGTCCGAGATACATCACACCGAAAAACGAGACGGAATGATCTCGCCGCTGCTCGAATATTCGCCCGCGTGTGCACCCGCGAGCGCAATGTTCTACAACGGATCGGCGTTCCCGACGATGAAGGGCGATTTCTTTTTTAGCTGCCTTCGCGGAGCCAAGATCATCCGCGTCACGCTCGACGGACGCAAGGTCGCCGCTCAGGAAAACCTCATCGAAGGCAACGTCGGCCGAATCCGCGAAATGTCCGAGGGCCCCGACGGCTACATCTATTTCTCCACCTCAAACCGCGACGGCCGAGCAACGCCTGCCAAAGACGACGACCGTATTCTGCGGATCGTACCGGTAAACTGA
- a CDS encoding zinc ribbon domain-containing protein — MFCPDCGIEERQANQFCRACGTDLRRVRVAVSSPDSITASAVSARDEIGRAIADKIRETQGAYELKKVAEDVLPEIEKFLESPEEKRMRRMRVGMLLSCIGLGAAIGITLVKLGYERQTA; from the coding sequence ATGTTTTGCCCCGATTGCGGAATTGAAGAGAGACAGGCGAACCAGTTTTGTCGTGCATGCGGCACCGACCTGCGGCGTGTGCGTGTAGCGGTCTCATCGCCCGACAGCATAACGGCATCGGCGGTGTCGGCACGGGACGAGATCGGCCGTGCAATTGCGGACAAGATACGCGAAACGCAGGGAGCCTACGAACTAAAAAAAGTCGCCGAAGATGTTCTGCCCGAGATCGAAAAATTCCTCGAGTCGCCCGAAGAGAAACGGATGCGTCGGATGCGCGTAGGAATGCTGTTGTCATGCATCGGGCTCGGGGCCGCTATCGGCATTACGCTGGTTAAGTTGGGCTATGAAAGACAGACGGCGTGA
- a CDS encoding polyphosphate kinase 2 family protein, whose product MKTEKFLAVEGKKVKLKDHPTDFTDGFTDKKEAALDLEKNVAALAELQDKLYAQNVHSLLIIFQAMDAAGKDSAIKHVMSGVNPQGCQVTAFKAPSAEELDHDYLWRCQKALPERGRIGIFNRSHYEEVLVVRVHPGILQGQQLPDAIKSDKNIWKKRFEHIRDWENHLAENGTHVIKFFLNVSKDEQKKRFLERIDQPEKNWKFSAGDAKERAVWDDYMKAYEDAISATSTKKSPWYIIPADKKWFTRLAVSEIIVKRLESMGLAYPTVTEARMAELVESKAILEAEK is encoded by the coding sequence ATGAAAACCGAAAAATTCCTTGCTGTCGAAGGCAAAAAAGTAAAACTCAAGGATCACCCGACCGATTTCACCGACGGATTCACCGACAAGAAAGAGGCCGCACTCGATCTTGAGAAAAATGTCGCAGCCCTTGCCGAACTGCAGGACAAGCTATATGCACAGAATGTTCACTCACTTCTCATAATTTTTCAAGCTATGGACGCCGCCGGCAAAGATAGCGCGATAAAACATGTGATGAGCGGTGTAAATCCTCAGGGCTGTCAGGTGACCGCATTTAAGGCACCGTCCGCCGAAGAGCTCGATCACGATTATCTATGGCGATGCCAAAAAGCACTACCCGAACGCGGCCGCATCGGCATTTTTAACCGTTCGCACTACGAAGAAGTACTCGTCGTCCGCGTTCATCCCGGCATTTTGCAGGGACAGCAACTGCCCGACGCGATCAAAAGCGACAAGAACATTTGGAAAAAGCGGTTCGAACACATTCGCGATTGGGAAAATCACCTTGCTGAAAACGGGACGCACGTGATCAAGTTTTTCCTGAACGTCTCAAAGGACGAGCAGAAAAAACGCTTTCTCGAACGCATCGATCAGCCCGAAAAGAATTGGAAATTCTCCGCCGGCGACGCCAAAGAACGCGCCGTCTGGGACGATTACATGAAAGCCTACGAGGACGCCATCTCAGCCACCTCGACGAAAAAGTCGCCCTGGTACATCATTCCGGCCGACAAAAAATGGTTCACGCGGCTGGCCGTTTCTGAGATCATCGTCAAAAGGCTGGAGTCGATGGGCCTGGCATACCCAACAGTAACTGAGGCTCGAATGGCAGAGCTGGTCGAGTCAAAGGCGATCTTGGAAGCTGAGAAATAG
- the bshA gene encoding N-acetyl-alpha-D-glucosaminyl L-malate synthase BshA, translating into MNIGITVYPTYGGSGIVGSELGRDLAERGHNVHFISSFLPTRLTELNERIHFHEVEMMSYPLFEHQPYDLALATKMATVARAEKLDLLHVHYAIPHSISAILARESIKQKRYVPVITTLHGTDITLVGADRSYLPITRYGLQQSDGVTAVSKFLKQATIETFDFDEIEVIPNFICGKHYFRTPEAPLRAELAPNGERLLVHVSNFRHVKRPNDCVEILAKVRAEGQNAKLILVGDGPELSAVRYRGEQFGMNGNVVYVGKQANIADYLGVADVFLLPSELESFGLAALEAQACEVPVIATRIGGIPEVVNDGETGFLSDVGDVEKMSVDTLKLLNDEDMRRAFGERGRELAISRYSTEKIIPQYIAFYEKIVKKAKAAAA; encoded by the coding sequence ATGAATATCGGCATCACAGTTTATCCAACATACGGCGGCAGCGGAATAGTCGGCTCGGAACTCGGCCGCGACCTCGCGGAACGCGGGCATAATGTTCATTTTATCTCGTCGTTTTTGCCGACTCGGCTTACGGAGCTGAACGAGCGAATACATTTTCACGAGGTCGAGATGATGTCGTATCCGCTTTTCGAGCATCAGCCGTACGACCTCGCACTGGCGACCAAGATGGCGACCGTCGCCCGTGCCGAAAAGCTCGATCTGCTCCACGTTCATTACGCGATACCGCATTCGATCTCGGCGATATTGGCGCGCGAATCGATCAAGCAAAAGCGTTATGTGCCCGTGATTACAACGCTTCACGGCACGGACATCACGCTTGTCGGAGCCGACCGCAGCTATTTGCCGATCACGCGATACGGCCTGCAGCAATCGGACGGAGTGACGGCCGTTTCCAAATTCTTAAAACAGGCGACGATCGAAACCTTTGATTTTGACGAGATCGAGGTCATCCCGAATTTCATTTGCGGAAAGCACTATTTCCGGACGCCCGAAGCTCCGCTTCGAGCGGAACTTGCACCAAACGGCGAGCGTCTTCTGGTCCACGTATCGAATTTCCGCCACGTCAAGCGCCCAAATGATTGTGTTGAGATACTGGCGAAAGTAAGGGCTGAGGGCCAGAATGCGAAGCTCATACTCGTCGGCGACGGCCCGGAGCTGTCCGCGGTGCGATATCGCGGAGAGCAATTCGGGATGAACGGCAACGTAGTTTACGTCGGCAAACAGGCGAACATCGCCGACTATCTCGGCGTCGCGGATGTGTTCCTGCTGCCGTCGGAACTCGAATCATTCGGCCTTGCCGCTCTCGAAGCACAAGCGTGCGAAGTTCCGGTGATCGCAACACGTATCGGCGGTATTCCCGAGGTCGTCAATGACGGCGAGACCGGTTTTTTGAGTGATGTCGGCGATGTCGAGAAGATGAGTGTAGATACGCTCAAACTGCTCAATGACGAAGATATGCGTCGGGCATTCGGCGAACGGGGCCGCGAACTCGCGATATCACGCTATTCGACCGAAAAGATCATCCCGCAGTACATCGCTTTTTACGAAAAGATCGTAAAAAAGGCGAAAGCCGCCGCCGCATGA
- a CDS encoding PQQ-binding-like beta-propeller repeat protein, whose protein sequence is MKAAVLLLCLLCLFAAISPAQTVWQSNLDSKIRFYQTTDFGVMLAGTERSLYAIDGKTGERIWRRDTGKIEETAVTPVPDTDLILFSRDLGSKSRLEAVDLLTGSTIWQSDKVKGDVMQLAVDPTLDLITVVMVKGTMGKAGDDFKRKPVVHVMQLSTGDELWKRDLDGEIEMMPSRFGEELGEIDFTLDNYRAPLLLDGRLFLFYEGATSYDARTGKEKEREKFKINEDGLALTEADPIFDDTHVYVSGRGRVRAVDRRTGNVDWKADDLGICAEMARVGNVLYVRTGGQFTRLKDGESQQKGPFGVSAIDTKTGKTIWRYKGTDKGLTNFMFADANTILIADKDDLITIDARDGKARSKREHKVEKAQFVLINESGQAVIGGRDEIAAMRFGESKGSDLWRVRHKPPARGVFKIVAGIALRAAAIYFRYGGLATSALGLVRGGMNLLSAANSFRWSGLKTRFGSFDLSTLASNSAQNYITKRIYAYGSIGRAPDLISRFSGLQISIPNATDLRGKIIGRAIDRVTPSRAEIKESIFDRIDPIRQIERLSDYLLRRKRLAELRSNHMYFYTDLAKPYDRKGLVGVNIHNGRDSRYALVSDPDPQFVTDETSGLLYSANGSRLQAFDIVGR, encoded by the coding sequence ATGAAAGCTGCTGTTTTACTTTTGTGCCTTCTGTGCCTTTTTGCGGCCATTTCTCCGGCTCAGACGGTCTGGCAATCAAATCTCGATTCGAAAATTCGCTTTTACCAGACGACCGATTTTGGCGTGATGCTCGCCGGGACGGAGCGAAGTTTGTACGCGATCGACGGGAAAACCGGCGAACGGATCTGGCGGCGTGATACGGGCAAGATCGAGGAAACCGCCGTCACGCCGGTGCCTGACACCGATCTGATCTTGTTCTCACGCGACCTCGGCAGCAAGTCGCGGCTCGAGGCGGTCGATCTGCTGACGGGCTCGACGATCTGGCAAAGCGACAAGGTCAAGGGCGACGTAATGCAGCTCGCGGTCGATCCAACGCTTGATCTGATCACGGTCGTAATGGTCAAAGGCACGATGGGCAAGGCGGGCGACGATTTTAAGCGAAAACCGGTCGTTCACGTAATGCAGCTCTCGACCGGAGACGAGCTATGGAAGCGCGATCTCGATGGCGAGATCGAGATGATGCCATCGCGGTTTGGCGAGGAGCTCGGCGAGATCGATTTTACGCTCGACAATTACCGCGCACCGCTGCTGCTCGACGGGCGGCTGTTTCTCTTTTACGAAGGCGCCACAAGCTACGACGCCCGCACCGGCAAAGAGAAGGAACGCGAGAAATTCAAGATAAACGAAGACGGCCTGGCCCTGACCGAGGCCGATCCGATATTTGACGACACGCATGTCTATGTCTCAGGCCGCGGCCGCGTTCGTGCGGTCGATCGCCGCACAGGAAACGTGGATTGGAAGGCCGACGACCTCGGCATCTGTGCCGAGATGGCACGCGTCGGCAACGTTCTTTACGTCCGCACCGGCGGCCAGTTCACAAGGCTCAAGGACGGCGAATCACAGCAAAAAGGGCCATTCGGCGTCTCGGCGATCGATACAAAAACCGGCAAGACGATCTGGCGTTACAAGGGCACCGACAAGGGCCTGACCAATTTTATGTTCGCGGACGCGAACACGATCCTGATCGCCGACAAGGACGATCTCATCACCATCGACGCTCGAGATGGAAAAGCACGTTCGAAACGGGAGCACAAGGTCGAAAAAGCTCAGTTCGTGCTGATAAACGAAAGCGGCCAGGCGGTGATCGGCGGCCGTGATGAGATCGCGGCGATGCGGTTTGGCGAGAGCAAGGGTTCGGACCTCTGGCGCGTTCGCCACAAACCTCCGGCACGCGGCGTATTTAAGATCGTCGCCGGGATCGCTCTCCGGGCGGCGGCGATATATTTTCGTTACGGCGGGCTGGCGACATCGGCGCTTGGGTTGGTTCGCGGCGGTATGAATCTTTTGTCGGCGGCAAATTCGTTTCGTTGGTCGGGGCTGAAAACTCGGTTTGGTTCGTTCGATCTCTCGACACTAGCAAGCAACTCGGCACAAAACTATATTACGAAACGCATCTACGCATACGGCTCGATCGGCCGTGCACCTGATCTGATCAGCCGGTTTTCGGGCCTGCAGATATCGATACCGAATGCGACCGACCTTCGCGGTAAGATAATCGGCCGGGCTATCGATCGAGTGACGCCTTCGCGGGCCGAGATCAAAGAGAGCATTTTCGACCGCATCGATCCGATCCGCCAGATCGAGCGATTGAGCGACTATCTGCTCCGCCGCAAACGCCTCGCCGAACTTCGCTCGAACCACATGTATTTCTACACCGACCTAGCCAAACCATACGACCGCAAAGGCCTCGTCGGCGTCAACATCCACAACGGACGCGATTCGAGATACGCACTAGTCTCAGACCCAGATCCGCAGTTCGTTACGGACGAGACAAGCGGTTTGCTCTATTCGGCAAACGGCAGTAGATTACAGGCGTTCGATATTGTGGGACGGTAA
- a CDS encoding M28 family metallopeptidase has protein sequence MNKLAFSICISLIVAVAVAAQKPAKPNPEIATMVKEVSPKNIEATIRKLVSFGTRNTLSEQDSPTRGIGAARDWLYAEFQKISADCGGCLDVQKQSFVQPKANRIPEPTTLTNVFAVLKGTTDPTRVYVVSGHYDSMCTSPTDAKCDAPGANDDASGTAVSLELARVMSKQKYDATIVFMAVPGEEQGLLGAAYYAEQAKVNNINIEAMFTNDIVGGVTTNKNSANRNKVRVFSEGVPSNETEQQAGTRRSVGGENDSASRQLARYVKEQSDRYLKKFGAWLIYRRDRYGRGGDHIPFVERGFAGIRFTEPDEDYTHQHQNVRTEASVFYGDTPEFVDFEYTANVARVNLVALANLASAPAKPKGVGIVTGRLTNDTDLKWDANTDADIAGYEVVWRDTTAAEWTNSENVGNVTIYTAKSMSKDNYFFGVRAVDKLGNKSPVVYPRPMTQPRPAATPTPSR, from the coding sequence ATGAATAAGCTAGCTTTTTCTATTTGCATTTCACTAATTGTTGCGGTTGCCGTCGCCGCGCAAAAGCCGGCAAAACCCAATCCCGAGATCGCCACAATGGTGAAAGAAGTTTCGCCGAAGAATATTGAGGCGACGATACGCAAGTTGGTGTCGTTTGGGACGCGGAATACATTGAGCGAGCAGGACAGTCCGACTCGCGGCATTGGGGCGGCGAGGGATTGGCTGTATGCGGAGTTTCAGAAGATCAGTGCCGATTGCGGCGGTTGTCTGGATGTGCAGAAACAGTCTTTCGTGCAGCCAAAGGCCAACCGTATTCCGGAGCCGACTACGCTGACCAATGTTTTTGCGGTGCTCAAGGGCACGACCGATCCGACGCGCGTTTATGTCGTTTCGGGGCATTATGATTCGATGTGTACGTCACCGACCGATGCGAAATGCGACGCTCCGGGGGCGAATGACGATGCTTCGGGGACGGCGGTCTCGCTCGAACTCGCTCGCGTGATGTCGAAACAGAAATACGACGCGACGATCGTATTTATGGCGGTTCCGGGCGAAGAGCAAGGATTGCTCGGTGCGGCTTATTATGCGGAGCAGGCTAAGGTCAACAACATAAATATCGAGGCGATGTTTACGAATGATATCGTCGGTGGTGTCACTACAAACAAGAATTCCGCGAACCGCAATAAGGTACGTGTCTTCAGCGAAGGCGTACCTTCGAACGAGACCGAGCAGCAAGCCGGCACGCGTCGCAGCGTCGGCGGTGAGAACGACTCGGCTTCGCGGCAGCTCGCACGATATGTCAAAGAGCAGAGCGACCGTTATCTCAAAAAATTCGGCGCATGGTTGATCTATCGGCGTGACCGATACGGCCGCGGCGGCGACCATATTCCGTTTGTCGAACGCGGATTTGCGGGCATCAGGTTTACCGAACCTGATGAGGATTACACTCATCAACACCAGAATGTCCGCACCGAGGCCAGTGTTTTCTACGGCGACACGCCCGAGTTCGTCGATTTTGAATACACGGCCAATGTAGCTCGTGTAAATCTGGTCGCATTGGCAAATCTTGCTTCTGCTCCGGCCAAGCCCAAAGGCGTCGGCATCGTCACCGGACGTTTGACGAACGACACCGACCTCAAATGGGACGCGAACACCGACGCCGACATCGCCGGCTACGAGGTCGTCTGGCGCGACACGACTGCGGCGGAATGGACGAACAGCGAAAACGTAGGAAATGTGACAATTTATACTGCTAAGTCGATGTCAAAGGACAACTATTTCTTTGGCGTTCGTGCGGTTGATAAACTTGGAAATAAGAGTCCCGTGGTTTATCCTCGGCCGATGACCCAGCCGCGGCCTGCTGCAACACCGACGCCGTCAAGATAA